Proteins co-encoded in one Planctomycetota bacterium genomic window:
- a CDS encoding NAD(+)/NADH kinase yields MRVLVVFKKSFLEVHGARRAASVRDPEFRRRLVRADLENRRALEEVLAHLERRGVRYDAVVRGSLAARRHYDLVVSLGGDGTFFAAARHVNDIPILGINSDPGSSLGLWTCADRFGFREPLDRALEGRLPGVTVRRMEVSINGKPIRERPFNDVLFAHRNPAAMTRYRLRVGARTEDQKSSGLWISTAAGSTAAIRSAGGRRMPLSSRRLQYLVREPYTWPVRRYRLLRGFPERLAIVTFLVESAVWIDGSRIRYDLAIGDTVELRSGAPIRVLGYDERRRRKLFP; encoded by the coding sequence ATGAGGGTCCTCGTCGTCTTCAAGAAGTCCTTCCTCGAGGTCCACGGCGCCCGCCGCGCCGCCTCCGTGCGCGATCCGGAATTCCGCCGGCGCCTCGTCCGGGCCGACCTCGAAAACCGCCGCGCCCTGGAGGAGGTCCTCGCCCACCTCGAGCGGCGGGGCGTCCGCTACGACGCCGTCGTCCGGGGAAGCCTCGCCGCGCGGCGCCACTACGACCTCGTCGTCTCGCTCGGCGGCGACGGGACCTTCTTCGCCGCCGCCCGGCACGTCAACGACATCCCGATCCTCGGCATCAACTCCGATCCCGGAAGCTCCCTGGGCCTGTGGACCTGCGCCGACCGCTTCGGCTTCCGCGAGCCCCTCGACCGGGCGCTCGAGGGACGCCTTCCCGGCGTCACCGTCCGCCGCATGGAAGTCTCCATCAACGGCAAACCCATCCGCGAGCGGCCCTTCAACGACGTCCTGTTCGCCCACCGCAACCCCGCCGCCATGACCCGCTACCGCCTCCGCGTGGGGGCGCGGACCGAGGATCAGAAAAGCTCCGGACTCTGGATTTCCACCGCCGCGGGCTCCACCGCCGCCATCCGCTCCGCCGGCGGACGCCGCATGCCCCTCTCCTCCCGCCGCCTCCAGTACCTCGTGCGGGAGCCCTACACGTGGCCCGTGCGGCGCTACCGGCTCCTGCGCGGCTTTCCCGAGCGGCTCGCGATCGTCACCTTCCTCGTGGAATCGGCCGTCTGGATCGACGGCTCGCGGATCCGCTACGATCTGGCGATCGGGGACACCGTGGAGCTGCGCTCGGGGGCCCCGATCCGCGTCCTGGGGTACGACGAGCGCCGGCGGCGGAAGCTTTTTCCCTAA
- a CDS encoding NAD+ synthase, with amino-acid sequence MKIAAAQINPTVGDIAGNVDKILTHIGRAKELGAQLVVFPELSLTGYPPRDLLERPSFVEANINALGELASKVRDIAALVGFVEKNLSAEGKPLYNAAALLDQGEIAYVTFKSLLPTYDVFDEARYFEPAAGAAPLKIGGQKVALTLCEDIWNEELAGPRRYARDPLAEMAKKKFQLILNMSASPWSVGKDRVRLELLKSHAKTYNVPVICVNQVGGNDELVFDGNSVAVDPQGNIIAHAKPFEEDIILIDLDYGAGDQRGQNLSDPEAVYRALVLGTRDYAHKCGFKKAVVGLSGGVDSAVTAVIAAEALGPENVLGVMMPSIYTSEASKADAEALARAVGLEYKVISIQPMFDAFMDEFQKLFKGLPADTTEQNIQARIRGALLMAISNKLGHLVLSTGNKSELATGYVTLYGDMAGGLAVLSDVPKTLVYRIAREVINRDREAIPAGTLTRPPSAELRHNQKDSDDLPDYEALDAVLKAYIEEGRSPEDIVASGLPREVVEKVVRLVERSEFKRRQAPVGIRVTSKAFGTGRRFPIARKY; translated from the coding sequence ATGAAGATCGCCGCGGCTCAGATCAACCCCACCGTCGGGGACATCGCCGGCAACGTCGACAAGATCCTCACCCACATCGGACGCGCCAAGGAGCTGGGGGCGCAGCTCGTCGTCTTCCCGGAGCTCTCGCTGACGGGGTACCCGCCCCGGGATCTCCTCGAACGCCCCTCCTTCGTGGAAGCCAACATCAACGCGCTCGGAGAGCTCGCCTCCAAGGTCCGCGACATCGCGGCCCTGGTCGGCTTCGTCGAGAAAAACCTCTCCGCCGAAGGCAAGCCCCTCTACAACGCGGCCGCGCTTCTCGATCAGGGCGAAATCGCCTACGTCACCTTCAAGTCGCTCCTGCCGACCTACGACGTTTTCGACGAGGCCCGCTACTTCGAGCCCGCGGCGGGCGCGGCGCCGCTGAAGATCGGCGGCCAGAAGGTCGCGCTGACCCTCTGCGAGGACATCTGGAACGAGGAGCTCGCCGGCCCCCGCCGCTACGCCCGCGACCCCCTGGCCGAGATGGCCAAGAAGAAGTTCCAGCTCATCCTCAACATGTCCGCCTCCCCCTGGTCCGTGGGCAAGGACCGGGTGCGCCTCGAACTCCTCAAGAGCCACGCCAAGACCTACAACGTCCCCGTCATCTGCGTCAACCAGGTGGGCGGCAACGACGAGCTCGTCTTCGACGGCAACTCGGTGGCCGTCGACCCCCAGGGCAACATCATCGCCCACGCCAAGCCCTTCGAGGAGGACATCATCCTCATCGACCTCGACTACGGCGCGGGCGACCAGCGGGGCCAGAACCTCTCCGATCCCGAGGCCGTCTACCGCGCGCTCGTCCTGGGCACCCGCGACTACGCCCACAAGTGCGGATTCAAGAAGGCCGTCGTGGGCCTTTCCGGAGGCGTGGACTCGGCCGTCACCGCCGTGATCGCCGCCGAAGCCCTGGGCCCCGAGAACGTCCTCGGGGTCATGATGCCCAGCATCTACACGAGCGAGGCTTCCAAGGCGGACGCCGAGGCGCTCGCCCGCGCGGTCGGACTGGAGTACAAGGTCATCTCCATCCAGCCCATGTTCGACGCCTTCATGGACGAATTCCAGAAGCTCTTCAAGGGCCTCCCTGCGGACACGACCGAGCAGAACATCCAGGCCCGCATCCGCGGCGCCCTTCTCATGGCCATCTCCAACAAGCTCGGCCATCTCGTCCTGTCCACCGGCAACAAGAGCGAGCTGGCGACCGGCTACGTCACGCTCTACGGAGACATGGCCGGAGGGCTGGCCGTCCTGAGCGACGTCCCCAAGACCCTCGTCTACCGGATCGCCCGCGAGGTGATCAACCGCGACCGGGAGGCGATTCCCGCCGGAACCCTCACGCGGCCCCCGAGCGCCGAACTCCGCCATAACCAGAAGGATTCCGACGACCTTCCCGACTACGAGGCGCTCGACGCCGTTCTCAAGGCCTATATCGAAGAAGGTCGGTCGCCCGAGGACATCGTCGCCTCCGGCCTTCCCCGCGAGGTGGTCGAGAAGGTCGTGCGGCTCGTGGAGCGCAGCGAGTTCAAGAGGCGCCAGGCTCCGGTGGGAATCCGGGTGACCTCCAAGGCCTTCGGCACCGGCCGGCGCTTCCCCATCGCGCGCAAGTATTGA
- a CDS encoding NUDIX domain-containing protein, producing MSATPTAVTVDLVVFTVREGRLNVLLVRRREAPFAGRWSLPGGPVGPRLTLEEAARRHLLEKTGLRDVYLEQLYTFGDPGRDPRARTVTVAYYALIRPRPLAPSGDAAWFPALRPPALAFDHAEILRTGIRRLRAKLGYTTVAFELLPSTFTLSELQTLYETILGRRLDKRNFRRKILSLDLLRPRPERRAAGPHRPARLYSFKRGKMTVLESQIV from the coding sequence GTGAGCGCGACGCCGACCGCCGTCACGGTGGACCTGGTCGTCTTCACCGTGCGCGAGGGGCGCCTCAACGTCCTGCTCGTGCGGCGCCGCGAGGCGCCCTTCGCGGGACGCTGGTCCCTTCCGGGCGGCCCCGTGGGGCCCCGCTTAACCCTCGAAGAGGCGGCCCGCCGGCATCTGCTCGAAAAAACGGGCCTGCGCGACGTCTACCTCGAGCAGCTCTACACCTTCGGCGACCCGGGCCGCGATCCCCGCGCGCGAACCGTCACCGTGGCCTACTACGCCCTCATCCGCCCCCGGCCGCTGGCCCCGTCCGGAGACGCGGCCTGGTTCCCCGCGCTTCGCCCTCCCGCGCTCGCCTTCGACCACGCCGAAATCCTCCGCACCGGCATCCGGCGCCTCCGCGCCAAGCTCGGCTACACGACGGTGGCGTTCGAGCTCCTGCCCTCCACGTTCACTCTGAGCGAGCTCCAGACGCTCTACGAGACGATCCTCGGCCGCCGCCTCGACAAGCGCAACTTCCGGCGCAAGATCCTGTCGCTCGACCTCCTGCGCCCCCGCCCAGAGCGGCGCGCGGCCGGCCCGCACCGGCCGGCCCGGCTGTACTCCTTCAAACGGGGAAAGATGACGGTTCTCGAGAGCCAGATTGTATGA